In Pseudomonas poae, a single genomic region encodes these proteins:
- a CDS encoding shikimate dehydrogenase has translation MKPHILAGLIGAGIQASRTPALHEQEGDAQGLRYLYRLIDLEPLQLDINALPDLLDAAELMHFTGLNITYPCKQAVLALLDDLSDEARGIGAVNTVVFKDGKRIGHNTDCLGFAEGFRRNLNDVARQRVVQMGAGGAGAAVAHALLAEGVEQLSIFDVDTTRAHDLVDNLAQRFGPGRAQVGKHLENAMAEADGLVNTTPMGMAKLPGTPVSAALLRTELWVAEIVYFPLETELLRDARALGCRTLDGGNMAVFQAVKAFELFSGEAPDAQRMLAHFQSMNG, from the coding sequence ATGAAGCCGCACATCCTCGCCGGCCTGATCGGCGCCGGCATCCAGGCTTCCCGCACCCCGGCCCTGCATGAACAGGAAGGAGACGCTCAAGGCCTGCGTTACCTGTACCGCCTGATCGACCTTGAGCCGCTGCAACTGGACATCAACGCCCTGCCCGACCTGCTGGACGCCGCCGAGCTGATGCACTTCACCGGGCTGAACATTACCTACCCGTGCAAGCAGGCGGTTCTGGCGTTGCTTGACGATTTGTCCGACGAGGCCCGAGGCATTGGCGCGGTCAATACCGTGGTGTTCAAGGACGGCAAACGCATCGGCCACAACACCGACTGCCTGGGCTTCGCCGAAGGTTTTCGGCGCAACCTGAATGACGTGGCGCGCCAACGCGTGGTGCAAATGGGCGCGGGTGGCGCAGGCGCAGCCGTGGCCCATGCGCTGTTGGCAGAAGGTGTGGAGCAGTTGAGTATTTTTGACGTGGACACCACCCGCGCCCACGACTTGGTAGACAACCTCGCCCAACGTTTTGGCCCCGGGCGCGCCCAGGTCGGCAAGCACCTGGAAAATGCGATGGCCGAGGCGGATGGGTTGGTAAACACCACGCCGATGGGCATGGCCAAATTGCCGGGCACACCGGTTTCGGCAGCCCTGTTGCGGACTGAGCTATGGGTGGCCGAAATTGTGTATTTCCCGCTGGAAACCGAACTGCTGCGCGACGCCCGTGCCTTGGGTTGCCGTACGCTGGATGGCGGCAATATGGCGGTGTTCCAGGCGGTGAAAGCGTTTGAGTTGTTCAGTGGCGAAGCGCCGGATGCGCAGCGGATGTTGGCGCATTTCCAGAGCATGAATGGCTAG
- a CDS encoding TetR/AcrR family transcriptional regulator, whose product MTSEAPRKSRKNNPEKTRENILQEAVVEFVQQGLSGARVDAIAERIHTSKRMIYYYFGSKEQLYVEVLEKLYGDIRNTETRMNLTALEPREAIRRLVEFTFDHHDQNVDFVRIVSIENIHNAEYVKRSDSIKAMNSNILEALGATLRRGAEMGLFREGLEPLDVHLLINSFSFYRVSNRHTFSEIFQIELSDEAIKQRHREMICESVMRYLQA is encoded by the coding sequence ATGACTTCCGAAGCACCGCGCAAGAGTCGCAAGAACAACCCGGAAAAGACCCGCGAAAACATCCTTCAGGAAGCGGTCGTCGAGTTCGTCCAGCAGGGCCTGTCCGGCGCTCGCGTGGACGCCATCGCCGAGCGCATCCACACCTCCAAGCGCATGATCTATTACTACTTCGGCAGCAAGGAGCAGTTGTACGTCGAGGTGCTGGAAAAGCTCTACGGCGACATCCGCAACACCGAAACCCGCATGAACCTCACCGCCCTGGAGCCGCGCGAAGCGATCCGGCGGCTGGTGGAGTTCACCTTTGATCACCACGACCAGAACGTGGACTTCGTGCGTATCGTCAGCATCGAAAATATCCACAACGCCGAATACGTGAAGCGTTCGGATTCGATCAAGGCAATGAACAGCAACATCCTTGAAGCACTGGGCGCGACCCTGCGACGTGGTGCCGAGATGGGATTGTTTCGCGAGGGGCTGGAGCCGCTGGATGTGCATTTGCTGATCAACTCATTCAGCTTCTACCGGGTGTCCAACCGGCATACGTTCAGTGAGATTTTTCAGATCGAGCTGTCGGATGAAGCGATCAAGCAGCGGCATCGGGAGATGATTTGTGAGTCGGTGATGCGGTACTTGCAGGCGTGA
- a CDS encoding N-acetyltransferase, translating to MEPILELESARLVLRQWRDSDLAEFARMCADPQVMRYFPAKLSHLESAALIGRIRGHFAEYGFGPWALQRKDTGEFIGLTGLQHVNFDAAFTPAVEIGWRLAREHWGLGYASEAAWTALRCGFDRLQLDEIVAFTTEANLPSQKVMQAIGMHYDPQADFEHPKVAADDPLRHHVLYRITRAQWLDTLHG from the coding sequence ATGGAGCCGATACTCGAACTGGAAAGTGCACGCTTGGTGTTGCGCCAATGGCGCGACAGTGACCTGGCGGAATTTGCACGGATGTGCGCCGACCCGCAGGTGATGCGCTATTTCCCGGCCAAGCTGAGTCACCTGGAAAGCGCCGCGTTGATCGGCCGGATTCGCGGCCACTTCGCCGAATACGGTTTTGGCCCATGGGCCTTGCAGCGTAAAGACACCGGCGAATTCATCGGCCTTACCGGCTTGCAGCATGTCAACTTCGACGCCGCATTTACCCCCGCAGTGGAAATCGGCTGGCGCCTGGCCCGTGAGCATTGGGGCCTGGGTTACGCCAGCGAGGCGGCCTGGACGGCGCTGCGGTGTGGTTTCGACCGGTTGCAGTTGGACGAGATCGTCGCCTTCACCACCGAAGCCAATCTGCCATCACAAAAAGTCATGCAGGCCATCGGTATGCATTACGATCCCCAGGCAGATTTTGAACACCCCAAGGTCGCAGCCGATGACCCGCTGCGCCATCATGTGTTGTATCGCATCACCCGCGCCCAATGGTTGGACACGCTGCACGGATAA
- a CDS encoding HAD family hydrolase: MSLSDVKHWVFDMDGTLTVAVHDFAAIREALDIPPEDDILTYLAALPADVAAAKHAWLLEHERELALGSVAAEGAVRELAGRGYRLGILTRNARELAHITLEAIGLADCFAVEDVLGRDDAQPKPDPDGLLKLAAAWEVAPGEMVMVGDYRFDLDCGRAAGTRTVLVNLPENPWPELADWHAEDCSALRRML; the protein is encoded by the coding sequence ATGAGCCTGTCGGACGTTAAGCACTGGGTGTTCGACATGGACGGCACCCTGACGGTGGCCGTGCATGATTTTGCGGCGATTCGTGAGGCCCTGGACATTCCGCCAGAGGACGACATCCTGACTTACCTCGCTGCGTTGCCGGCGGATGTGGCGGCGGCCAAGCATGCGTGGTTGCTGGAGCACGAACGCGAGCTGGCGTTGGGTTCGGTCGCAGCCGAAGGCGCGGTGCGTGAGCTGGCTGGGCGGGGCTATCGCCTCGGCATTCTGACCCGCAATGCGCGGGAGCTGGCGCACATCACCCTTGAGGCGATTGGCCTGGCGGACTGCTTTGCCGTCGAGGATGTGCTGGGGCGTGATGATGCGCAACCGAAGCCGGATCCGGATGGGTTGTTGAAACTGGCGGCGGCCTGGGAGGTAGCGCCAGGCGAGATGGTGATGGTCGGGGACTATCGCTTTGACCTGGATTGCGGCCGGGCGGCGGGGACGCGGACGGTGTTGGTCAACTTGCCGGAAAACCCGTGGCCGGAGCTGGCGGATTGGCATGCCGAAGACTGCTCGGCCTTGCGCCGGATGCTGTAG
- a CDS encoding alpha/beta hydrolase, with product MKKRLGLLLGLLVTCSTWAAEHGVKEVSPDRFHLEAGDLSLGLSQDWSKPLPTVTRALIIVHGRLRNAQTYLQSGIDAAEHAAVGGSTLVIAPQFLNESDIKRNHLDNQVLRWNGNDWMAGEPSTGPGQISSYGALDQIIKHLGNRKLFPALKEIVVAGHSGGGQVVQRFALTGHDHPMLQTEGISLRYVVANPSSYAYFTPQRPVKFDTASCPGFNDWKYGLQNLPAYAKGQSAEQLEQVYVSRNITYLLGQQDTDPNHPALDKSCEAETQGAYRLIRGHNYFDYLKQRHPQLGHKLVEVPGVGHNGDGMFTSPQGQKVLFAQ from the coding sequence ATGAAAAAACGATTGGGATTACTGCTGGGCTTGTTAGTCACGTGTTCAACCTGGGCCGCCGAGCATGGCGTCAAGGAAGTCAGTCCTGATCGTTTCCACCTGGAGGCCGGCGACCTCAGCCTCGGCTTGAGCCAGGACTGGAGCAAACCGCTGCCCACCGTTACCCGCGCATTGATCATCGTGCATGGGCGACTGCGCAACGCACAAACCTACCTGCAAAGTGGCATCGACGCCGCCGAGCATGCCGCAGTTGGCGGGAGCACCCTGGTGATCGCGCCGCAGTTCCTGAATGAATCGGACATCAAGCGCAACCACCTGGACAACCAGGTACTGCGCTGGAATGGCAATGACTGGATGGCCGGCGAGCCTTCCACCGGTCCGGGCCAAATCAGCTCCTACGGCGCCCTCGACCAGATCATCAAGCACCTGGGCAACCGCAAGCTGTTCCCGGCGCTGAAAGAAATCGTGGTCGCCGGGCATTCCGGTGGCGGCCAAGTGGTGCAGCGTTTCGCCCTCACCGGCCACGATCACCCAATGTTGCAAACCGAAGGCATCAGCCTGCGGTACGTGGTGGCCAACCCATCGTCCTACGCCTACTTCACCCCACAACGCCCGGTGAAATTCGACACCGCCAGTTGCCCTGGCTTCAACGACTGGAAATACGGCCTGCAAAACCTGCCGGCCTATGCAAAAGGCCAAAGCGCCGAGCAGCTTGAGCAGGTGTATGTGTCACGCAACATCACCTACCTGCTGGGCCAGCAAGACACCGACCCAAACCACCCAGCCTTGGATAAAAGCTGCGAGGCTGAAACCCAAGGCGCGTATCGACTGATTCGCGGGCACAACTATTTTGACTACCTCAAGCAGCGGCACCCGCAGCTGGGGCATAAGTTGGTGGAAGTACCAGGGGTGGGGCATAACGGGGATGGGATGTTTACGTCGCCGCAGGGGCAGAAAGTGTTGTTTGCCCAGTAG
- a CDS encoding FecR family protein — MNSQGPQQHSITEAAAEWAVRLHAGALTEQEQAELRHWIACDSRHEAALRFAEQTWAALGDVHKDEPVHRQRPATAAMPLRRSKRRRPWQRAAAVALVVVMAGVGWVRGPDVLLRMQADYITDKGEVRTVHLADGSTVELDSASAIRLEYDGVQRRISLIQGSAIFDVAPMVGEETRPFVVQSAGGQTRALGTRFVVEREADRQAWVGVLQHSVAVTLQASPQKGSTDRLLKEGQAARYSAQEGIVPLDQFDVERATSWRRGVLIFDRQPLAKVIEQLNQYRPGRVLLADSDLGEREVSGVFRLDMLDTALATLTQELQVQRLDLAGLSLIY; from the coding sequence GTGAATAGCCAGGGTCCGCAACAGCACAGCATTACCGAGGCGGCCGCCGAATGGGCGGTGCGCTTGCACGCCGGTGCCCTGACCGAACAGGAGCAGGCCGAGCTGCGGCATTGGATCGCCTGCGACAGCCGCCACGAAGCGGCATTGCGGTTTGCCGAGCAGACCTGGGCGGCCTTGGGCGACGTGCATAAAGACGAGCCGGTGCATCGCCAGCGTCCGGCCACGGCAGCGATGCCTCTACGCCGTTCCAAGCGTCGAAGGCCGTGGCAACGTGCAGCTGCCGTGGCGTTGGTCGTGGTGATGGCGGGCGTGGGCTGGGTGCGTGGGCCGGATGTTCTGCTGCGTATGCAGGCTGACTACATCACCGACAAGGGCGAAGTGCGTACCGTGCACCTGGCCGATGGCAGCACGGTGGAGTTGGATTCCGCGAGTGCTATTCGCCTGGAATACGACGGTGTGCAGCGGCGTATCAGCCTGATCCAGGGCTCGGCGATTTTTGATGTGGCGCCCATGGTGGGCGAGGAAACCCGGCCATTCGTGGTGCAAAGCGCTGGCGGGCAGACCCGTGCGCTGGGCACGCGATTCGTGGTGGAACGCGAGGCGGATCGCCAGGCCTGGGTGGGTGTGTTGCAACACAGTGTCGCGGTCACTTTGCAGGCCTCACCCCAGAAGGGCTCGACGGACAGGCTGCTCAAGGAGGGCCAGGCGGCACGTTACAGCGCGCAGGAAGGCATCGTGCCCCTTGATCAATTCGATGTGGAACGCGCCACCAGTTGGCGGCGTGGCGTGCTGATCTTTGACCGGCAACCGCTGGCCAAGGTCATCGAGCAGCTCAACCAGTACCGCCCTGGGCGCGTGCTGCTGGCAGACTCGGACCTGGGTGAGCGAGAGGTCAGCGGTGTGTTCCGCCTCGACATGCTCGACACGGCGCTGGCTACCTTGACCCAGGAACTTCAAGTGCAACGCTTGGACCTGGCAGGCCTCAGCCTGATCTATTGA
- a CDS encoding DMT family transporter, whose amino-acid sequence MTVSTPLSGVNHPFKGILLIVLATFLFSSHDALSKYLAGFYPIVMVVWARYLVHTLLMAGIFLPQSGLRVLRSKRPGMQVVRALCLLGTSLFFTAALHYIPLAEATAVNFLAPILVTALSVPLLGEHVTRGQWLAVICGFVGVLIIIHPGGELFTPAVLLPLCSALFFCFYQLLTRILSQYDTPTTSNFFAGLCNTLVMSALVPFFWQIPTLWHGALMLALGTCGMTAHLMLTQAFRFAAPALLAPFGYCQIVFAGLLGWLVFSHTPDVTTVVGIGVICMSGLAAAWQQRRR is encoded by the coding sequence ATGACTGTCAGCACACCCCTCTCCGGCGTCAACCATCCCTTCAAAGGCATTTTGCTGATTGTACTGGCGACGTTCCTGTTCTCCAGCCACGACGCCTTGTCCAAATACCTGGCCGGGTTCTACCCGATCGTGATGGTGGTGTGGGCGCGCTACCTGGTGCACACCCTGCTGATGGCCGGGATTTTCCTGCCGCAATCGGGCTTGCGCGTGCTGCGCAGCAAACGGCCAGGGATGCAGGTGGTGCGGGCCTTGTGCCTGTTGGGCACGAGCCTGTTTTTTACGGCGGCGCTGCACTATATCCCGCTGGCGGAAGCCACGGCGGTGAACTTCCTGGCGCCGATCTTGGTGACGGCGCTTTCGGTACCGCTGCTCGGTGAGCACGTCACCCGTGGCCAGTGGCTGGCGGTGATCTGCGGGTTTGTCGGCGTGCTGATCATCATCCACCCCGGCGGCGAGCTGTTCACCCCGGCGGTACTGCTGCCGCTGTGCTCGGCGCTGTTCTTCTGCTTCTACCAACTGCTCACGCGCATCCTCAGCCAATACGACACTCCCACCACCAGCAACTTCTTTGCCGGGCTGTGCAACACCTTGGTGATGAGTGCGCTGGTGCCGTTCTTCTGGCAGATCCCGACGCTGTGGCATGGTGCGTTGATGCTGGCGTTGGGCACCTGCGGGATGACCGCGCACTTGATGTTGACCCAGGCGTTCCGCTTTGCGGCGCCGGCCTTGTTGGCGCCGTTTGGCTATTGCCAGATCGTGTTTGCGGGGTTGTTGGGCTGGTTGGTGTTCAGTCATACCCCCGATGTGACCACGGTGGTCGGCATCGGGGTGATCTGCATGAGCGGGTTGGCCGCTGCCTGGCAGCAGCGGCGCCGATAG
- a CDS encoding 4-hydroxyphenylpyruvate dioxygenase: MQRSIATVSLSGTLPEKLEAIAAAGFDGVEIFENDLLYYDGSPREVRQMCADLGIAITLFQPFRDFEGCRRDRLARNLERAERKFDLMQELGTDLVLVCSNASADSVGDERILLDDLGLLAEHAGRRGLRIGYEALAWGKHVNTWQQVWNLVRQVDHPALGVLLDSFHTLSLKGDPSAIAEIPGDKIFFVQMADAPILAMDVLEWSRHFRCFPGQGEFDLAGFLAPIIKSGYTGPLSLEIFNDGFRAAPTRANAADGLRSLLYLEEKTRERLKQEAPAQPVEILFDTPAASEYDGIEFLEFAVDESLGAKLTHWLERLGFVKAGQHRSKSVSLLRQGDINLILNCEPYSFAHNFFEAHGPSLCATAVRVKDSAKALERAVAYKGQPYRGLVGPNELELAAVRAPDGSLIYLVDQNEGGLYDTDFNLQPANTSSGGLLRIDHMAMALPADSLDSWVLFYKSLLDFEADDEVVLPDPYGLVKSRALRSRCSSIRLPLNISENRNTAISHALSSYRGSGVHHIAFDCADIFAEVRRAKEAGVPLLDIPLNYYDDLAARFDFDDEFLSELAYYNVLYDRDAQGGELFHVYTEPFEGRFFFEIIQRKNGYAGYGAANVAVRLAAMAKSRSGAVRQARL, from the coding sequence ATGCAACGTTCCATTGCCACTGTTTCCTTGAGCGGCACCCTGCCGGAAAAGCTCGAAGCCATTGCCGCCGCCGGGTTCGACGGTGTGGAAATCTTCGAAAACGACTTGTTGTATTACGACGGCAGCCCCCGGGAAGTTAGGCAGATGTGTGCCGACCTCGGCATTGCCATCACCTTGTTCCAGCCGTTTCGCGACTTCGAAGGCTGCCGCCGCGACCGCCTGGCGCGCAATTTGGAACGCGCCGAGCGCAAGTTCGACTTGATGCAGGAACTGGGCACCGACCTGGTGCTGGTGTGCAGCAACGCCTCGGCGGATTCGGTGGGTGATGAACGCATCCTGCTGGACGATCTCGGCCTGCTGGCCGAACACGCCGGTCGCCGTGGTTTGCGTATCGGCTATGAGGCGCTGGCCTGGGGCAAACATGTGAACACCTGGCAACAGGTGTGGAACCTGGTGCGTCAGGTCGATCACCCGGCCCTGGGTGTACTGCTCGACAGTTTCCACACCCTGTCCCTCAAGGGCGACCCAAGCGCCATCGCCGAGATCCCGGGCGATAAGATCTTCTTTGTGCAAATGGCCGACGCGCCGATCCTGGCCATGGACGTGCTGGAATGGAGTCGGCATTTCCGCTGCTTCCCCGGCCAAGGCGAATTCGACTTGGCGGGGTTCCTGGCGCCGATCATCAAGAGTGGCTACACCGGGCCCTTGTCCCTGGAAATTTTCAACGACGGTTTCCGCGCCGCACCCACCCGTGCGAATGCGGCGGATGGCCTGCGCTCGTTGCTGTACCTGGAAGAGAAAACCCGCGAGCGTTTGAAACAGGAAGCACCGGCGCAACCGGTGGAGATCCTGTTTGATACCCCAGCCGCGAGTGAATACGACGGCATCGAGTTCCTGGAATTTGCCGTGGATGAAAGCCTCGGCGCCAAGTTGACGCATTGGCTGGAGCGCCTGGGCTTCGTCAAGGCCGGGCAACACCGCTCCAAGAGCGTGAGCCTGCTGCGCCAAGGCGATATCAACCTGATCCTCAACTGCGAACCCTATTCCTTTGCCCATAACTTCTTCGAAGCCCATGGGCCGTCGTTGTGCGCCACGGCGGTGCGGGTCAAGGACAGCGCCAAGGCCCTGGAGCGGGCGGTGGCTTACAAGGGCCAGCCGTATCGCGGCCTGGTCGGGCCGAACGAGCTGGAGTTGGCCGCCGTGCGCGCGCCGGATGGCAGCCTGATCTATCTGGTGGACCAGAATGAAGGCGGCCTGTACGACACCGACTTCAACCTGCAACCGGCCAACACGTCCAGCGGTGGCTTGCTGCGCATCGACCACATGGCCATGGCGTTGCCGGCCGACAGCCTCGACAGCTGGGTGCTGTTCTACAAGAGCCTGCTGGATTTCGAAGCCGACGACGAAGTGGTGCTGCCCGACCCGTATGGCCTGGTGAAAAGCCGCGCATTGCGCAGCCGCTGCAGCTCGATCCGCCTGCCGCTGAATATTTCCGAAAACCGCAACACTGCCATTTCCCACGCGTTGTCGAGCTATCGCGGCTCAGGTGTGCACCACATTGCCTTCGACTGTGCGGATATTTTCGCCGAAGTACGCCGGGCCAAAGAGGCGGGTGTACCGCTGCTGGATATTCCGCTCAACTACTATGACGACCTGGCGGCGCGGTTTGATTTTGACGACGAGTTCCTCAGCGAGCTGGCGTACTACAACGTGCTGTACGACCGCGACGCGCAGGGCGGTGAGTTGTTTCACGTGTACACCGAGCCGTTCGAAGGGCGGTTTTTCTTTGAGATCATCCAGCGCAAGAACGGTTATGCCGGCTATGGTGCGGCCAACGTGGCAGTGCGCTTGGCGGCAATGGCCAAATCGCGCAGCGGCGCGGTACGACAGGCCCGTTTATAA
- a CDS encoding MFS transporter: MPSQNSVLAERPGTPHAGIGDKIRGALAVGKTRWGMLALVFFATTLNYIDRAALGVMQPILAKEMSWTAMDYANINFWFQVGYAIGFVLQGRLIDRVGVKRVFFCAVLLWSLATGAHGLATSAVGFMVCRFILGLTEAANYPACVKTTRLWFPAGERAVATGIFNAGTNVGAMMTPMLLPLILHVWGWQAAFLCMAALGVIWLVFWGLKYYNPEDHPTVKQSELDYVQQQVEPEQPGVPFSRILRMRGTWAFAIAYALTAPVFWFYLYWLPPFLNQQYNLGINVTQMGIPLIIIYLTADFGSVGGGILSSFLIGRGMNSIKARLLSMLLFACCIVGVIMAAGSSQLWVAVFAISLAIGAHQAWTANIWSLVMDYTPKHMMSTVFGFGGMCAAIGGMFMTQIVGHILTVTNNNYTVLFTLIPAMYFLALTWMYFMAPRKIPTVDV; this comes from the coding sequence ATGCCTTCGCAAAACTCCGTCCTGGCCGAGCGCCCGGGCACCCCGCACGCCGGCATCGGCGACAAGATCCGCGGCGCCCTGGCCGTGGGTAAAACTCGCTGGGGCATGCTGGCCCTGGTGTTCTTCGCTACCACCCTGAACTACATCGACCGCGCCGCCCTGGGCGTGATGCAGCCGATCCTCGCCAAGGAAATGAGCTGGACGGCGATGGACTACGCCAACATCAACTTCTGGTTCCAGGTCGGTTATGCCATCGGCTTTGTGCTGCAGGGCCGCTTGATCGACCGGGTGGGCGTGAAGCGCGTGTTCTTCTGCGCCGTGCTGCTGTGGAGCCTGGCCACCGGTGCCCACGGCCTGGCCACGTCGGCGGTAGGTTTTATGGTCTGCCGCTTTATCCTCGGGCTGACCGAAGCCGCCAACTACCCGGCTTGCGTCAAGACCACTCGGCTGTGGTTCCCCGCCGGTGAGCGCGCGGTGGCTACCGGTATCTTCAACGCTGGCACCAACGTCGGCGCGATGATGACGCCAATGCTGCTGCCGTTGATCCTGCATGTGTGGGGCTGGCAGGCGGCGTTCCTGTGCATGGCGGCACTGGGCGTAATCTGGTTGGTGTTCTGGGGGTTGAAGTACTACAACCCGGAAGACCATCCGACGGTTAAACAATCCGAACTGGACTACGTGCAACAGCAAGTCGAACCGGAACAACCCGGCGTACCGTTCAGCCGCATCCTGCGCATGCGCGGCACCTGGGCCTTCGCCATCGCCTACGCCCTGACCGCACCGGTGTTCTGGTTCTACCTGTACTGGCTGCCTCCGTTCCTGAACCAGCAATACAACCTGGGCATCAACGTGACCCAGATGGGTATCCCGCTGATCATCATTTACCTGACCGCAGACTTCGGCAGCGTGGGTGGGGGGATTCTGTCGTCGTTCCTGATCGGCCGTGGGATGAACTCGATCAAGGCGCGGTTGTTGTCGATGCTGCTGTTTGCCTGCTGCATCGTCGGCGTGATCATGGCGGCCGGTTCCAGCCAACTGTGGGTCGCGGTGTTCGCCATCTCCCTGGCCATCGGTGCACACCAGGCCTGGACCGCCAACATCTGGAGCCTGGTGATGGACTACACGCCCAAGCACATGATGAGCACGGTGTTCGGCTTCGGCGGCATGTGCGCGGCCATCGGCGGCATGTTCATGACCCAGATCGTCGGCCACATCCTCACCGTGACCAACAACAACTACACCGTGTTGTTCACGCTGATCCCGGCGATGTACTTCCTGGCGCTGACGTGGATGTACTTCATGGCACCGCGCAAGATTCCTACCGTAGACGTCTAA
- the aroQ gene encoding type II 3-dehydroquinate dehydratase, protein MLPIVLVLNGPNLNLLGTREPATYGHETLADVAALCGRSAEQLGLKIEFRQTNHEGELLDWIHGARTRCAGIVINPAAWTHTSVAIRDALVASEVPVIEVHLSNVHAREAFRHHSFVSPIAKAVLAGFGSHGYHLALEHFSQLLKGSTR, encoded by the coding sequence ATGCTGCCTATCGTGCTGGTGCTCAACGGCCCCAACCTCAACCTGCTCGGCACCCGCGAGCCCGCCACCTACGGCCACGAAACCCTGGCCGACGTCGCCGCCCTGTGTGGCCGCAGCGCCGAACAACTCGGCCTGAAAATCGAATTCCGCCAGACCAACCACGAAGGCGAGCTGCTGGACTGGATTCACGGCGCCCGCACCCGCTGTGCCGGTATCGTGATCAACCCGGCAGCCTGGACCCACACCTCGGTGGCCATCCGCGACGCACTGGTAGCCAGCGAAGTGCCGGTGATCGAAGTGCATTTGTCCAACGTGCATGCCCGTGAGGCGTTCCGGCATCACTCGTTCGTGTCGCCCATCGCCAAGGCCGTGCTGGCCGGTTTTGGCAGCCATGGTTACCACCTGGCGCTGGAGCATTTCAGCCAGCTGTTGAAAGGGTCAACCCGATGA